A section of the Mesobacillus jeotgali genome encodes:
- a CDS encoding S8 family peptidase has translation MKKKRMIGSAVLSLAMGVSMFATGAFGAGPQESQDTYRVLIQGPSAEKAKVKEQYGKRWDFGNQGFTTEVNGKQYQALLKNKNIEVSQVGTHSVDARVEGNGKGKGDYTAQAAYPSDQTPWGIQAIYNDNYIQATSGGDGIKVAVLDTGINRNHIDLTDNVEQCKDFTQTTSSLVNGSCTDRQGHGTHVAGTAVANGGYDGAGIYGVAPQAELWGYKVLGDNGSGYSDDIAGAIRHAADEGVRTGTRVVISMSLGSSGKDSMIASAVDYAYSKGALVVAAAGNSGPSANTIGYPGALTNAVAVASLDNSFVNGTHKVSDFSSRGNPNTDGDYYIQERDIEVSAPGGGIYSTAVDGNYTTMSGTSMATPHISGLAAKLWSANKSWTNAQLRSEIQRRAKLYDIKGGTGAATGDDYASGFGFPRVK, from the coding sequence ATGAAGAAGAAAAGAATGATCGGATCCGCAGTACTTAGTTTGGCAATGGGTGTTTCAATGTTTGCTACAGGGGCTTTCGGTGCAGGTCCACAGGAAAGCCAGGATACTTATCGAGTGTTAATCCAGGGTCCGAGTGCAGAAAAAGCAAAAGTAAAAGAACAATACGGTAAGCGTTGGGATTTCGGGAATCAAGGCTTTACGACGGAAGTGAACGGCAAGCAATATCAGGCATTATTAAAAAATAAAAATATTGAAGTATCTCAGGTTGGAACGCATTCTGTCGATGCCAGGGTAGAAGGGAACGGTAAAGGCAAAGGTGACTACACTGCTCAGGCCGCATATCCGTCTGATCAGACACCATGGGGCATTCAAGCAATTTATAACGATAACTATATTCAGGCTACTAGTGGCGGGGATGGAATCAAGGTAGCTGTTCTTGATACTGGCATCAACCGAAACCATATTGATTTGACAGACAATGTGGAACAATGTAAGGATTTCACCCAAACAACATCATCACTGGTCAATGGATCTTGTACTGACCGACAGGGACATGGAACCCATGTTGCAGGTACTGCTGTAGCAAATGGCGGGTATGATGGAGCTGGTATTTATGGAGTTGCACCTCAGGCAGAACTTTGGGGCTATAAAGTCTTGGGTGACAATGGATCTGGATACTCTGATGATATTGCAGGTGCTATCAGACATGCTGCAGATGAAGGTGTTCGTACAGGGACCCGTGTAGTAATCTCAATGTCCCTGGGATCAAGCGGTAAGGATTCAATGATTGCCAGTGCAGTTGATTATGCATACAGCAAAGGTGCTCTAGTCGTTGCTGCTGCAGGAAACAGCGGTCCAAGCGCCAACACAATTGGTTACCCTGGTGCATTAACAAATGCAGTTGCAGTAGCTTCACTGGATAATTCATTTGTAAATGGTACCCATAAAGTTTCTGACTTCTCTTCACGTGGCAACCCAAATACTGACGGTGATTATTACATCCAGGAAAGAGATATTGAAGTTTCCGCACCAGGCGGCGGAATCTACTCTACAGCAGTAGATGGGAACTATACGACAATGAGCGGTACTTCTATGGCAACACCGCATATTTCCGGATTAGCAGCTAAACTATGGTCAGCAAATAAATCATGGACTAACGCACAGCTTCGCAGTGAAATCCAAAGACGTGCTAAACTTTATGACATCAAAGGTGGAACGGGCGCTGCGACTGGTGATGATTACGCATCAGGTTTCGGCTTCCCGCGTGTAAAGTAA
- a CDS encoding cobalamin B12-binding domain-containing protein, producing MEKAIELAHLLLKGNQDDAWVLIEEELNLSKESLYIYEKIITPAMRHIGYLWETNKITVAEEHLATATCDYLLARYNWEKRRKQQTSLNGKKAMFLCVESEQHYLGLKMASQLFNEYGWETKYHGPNLPLEYVVKAAKELKPDVVCLSFSILYHAEHLSPYIKALEKLPNQPIVIVGGRLLEKYEFHRYGSERTVFHKNLEDVKKWLDRHQHGVKFNVGS from the coding sequence ATGGAAAAAGCCATAGAACTAGCACATCTTTTGCTCAAAGGGAATCAGGATGATGCGTGGGTACTAATTGAAGAAGAGTTAAACCTTTCAAAAGAAAGTTTATATATCTACGAAAAAATCATCACACCGGCAATGAGGCATATCGGCTATCTGTGGGAGACCAACAAAATTACAGTAGCTGAAGAACATTTGGCAACAGCTACATGTGATTATCTGCTTGCTCGATATAATTGGGAAAAAAGAAGAAAACAGCAAACTTCCCTGAATGGGAAAAAAGCGATGTTTCTTTGTGTTGAAAGTGAGCAGCACTACCTTGGCCTCAAAATGGCCAGCCAGCTGTTCAATGAATATGGTTGGGAAACAAAATACCATGGACCGAATCTGCCGCTTGAGTATGTCGTGAAAGCTGCAAAAGAGTTGAAACCAGACGTGGTTTGTCTCTCTTTTTCAATCCTTTATCATGCTGAACATCTGAGCCCATATATTAAAGCGCTGGAAAAGCTCCCAAATCAGCCAATCGTGATAGTTGGAGGCAGACTGCTGGAGAAATATGAGTTTCATCGCTACGGATCAGAACGTACAGTTTTCCATAAAAACCTGGAAGACGTGAAAAAGTGGCTTGACCGCCACCAGCATGGAGTGAAATTTAATGTCGGATCTTAA
- a CDS encoding antibiotic biosynthesis monooxygenase family protein, whose protein sequence is MYIVHSTVIIPEGKVDEVIGIYQKRSRLVDEYEGFISFQLLQNENKPTELTVQISWDSKENYINYITSDAYKKVHELEKNYPDQELAAIRPTVGRYQVVAK, encoded by the coding sequence ATGTATATCGTTCATTCAACAGTAATTATCCCTGAGGGGAAAGTGGATGAAGTGATTGGCATCTATCAAAAAAGATCAAGATTGGTAGATGAATATGAAGGGTTCATTTCCTTCCAATTGCTACAGAATGAAAACAAACCAACAGAATTGACTGTTCAAATATCATGGGATTCCAAGGAAAATTACATAAATTATATTACAAGTGATGCATATAAGAAAGTCCATGAACTTGAAAAAAATTACCCGGACCAGGAACTTGCGGCAATTCGTCCCACTGTTGGGCGGTACCAGGTGGTGGCAAAATGA